The genomic DNA TGGTAATTTAATATCTCAAATAATTATTTTTTCATTATTAAACTAAATCTTTGAAAGAATAATTATCTATTTGCATAAAATCTAAAATCTGAATATTGGAGGCATAAACATGTCTGAATCAGGATTCAATGCTTTCGCAATGGCGCAAGCACAATTTGACAAAGTAGCAGAACTTCTCGAACTCGATGAAGCGACCCGCGACCTTCTAAGAAATCCTTTGCGCGAATATCATTTTAGCATCTCCGTTAAGATGGATGACGGCACAAACAAGGTTTTTAAAGGTTTCAGATGTCAGCACAACGACGCCAGAGGACCTGCAAAAGGTGGAATTCGCTTTCACCCTCAGGAAACAGTAGATACAGTAAGAGCCCTTTCGATGTGGATGACCTGGAAGTGTGCTGTTGTTGATATTCCACTTGGCGGTGGCAAGGGTGGTGTAATCTGCAACCCTCACAACCTCAGTATGAGAGAGCAGGAGGCAATTTGCCGTGGTTGGGTAAGACAAATCGCAAGAAACATCGGACCAATCCAGGATGTACCGGCTCCTGATGTTATGACAAATCCACAGCACATGCTCTGGATGCTCGATGAATACGAAGCAATTCACGGTGCTAAATATCCCGGATTTATAACCGGAAAACCCGTCGGGATGGGTGGATCACTTGGCAGAACCGAAGCTACAGGTTATGGTGTTATCTATACGCTTCGCGAAGCTTTGAAACTTAAAGGTATCGATCCAAAAGATACTCTTGCAAGTGTTCAGGGCTTTGGAAATGTTGCCCAGTATGCAATTAAACTCTATACTCAGCTTGGTGGCAAAGTTATTTGCGTATCCAGTTGGGATGAAGAAGATCAGGCTTCATACAGCTTCAAGAGAACTACGGGAATAGATCTGCAAGAGCTTTTAAGCATCACAAACAAATTCGGCGGTATCAATAAAGATAAAGCCAAACAACTCGGTTATGAAGTACTCTCCGGTGACAAGTGGATCGAGCAGGATGTCGATATCCTCATCCCTGCTGCCCTCGAAAATCAAATAAGAGAAGATAATGTTGTCAAAATAAGCCCTAGAGTCAAGTTTGTTGCCGAAGGTGCAAACGGACCAACCACTCCTCAGGCTGACAAATATTTTGAACAAAAAGGTATCTTTGTTATTCCTGATTTCCTCGCAAATGCCGGTGGTGTAACCTGCAGTTATTTCGAACAGGTACAGGGAAACATGAACTACTTCTGGGATAAAGAGGAAGTTCTGACCAAGCTTGATTCAAAAATGACTTCAGCTTTCCACGCTGTTTACGACACTTCTGCAAAGAAGAAAATCTACATGAGAGATGCCGCTTATGTGATTGCAATCAGCAGAGTAGCTCAGGCTTGCCACGACAGAGGCTGGTGCTGATAATTTTCCCTTGAAAAAGGCTTTAAGGCTGTCTTATATTAGCGATAATTAAGGCAGCCTTTTTATTTTTAAATAATCGATTCCATAATTTAAGGTTTTTAATGCCCCACTCCGAAAACAAATCAAGAATATCAACTCAACTTGACGAGAGATTGAAAGAGATCAGCTTTCTCCATGAACTGGAAGACCTCCTTCATGATCCGACACTTCTAAAAGAGGATATTTTTACAATCATAATACACCGGATGCAGTCTGCCTGGCAGCATCCTGATATTTGTGAAGTGCGGCTTCGTTACAGAGATAAAACCTTCGATACAGGGGCGTATATCGAAGACATGCCTGTTCTCAATCAGGATTTAATTGCCGGTGAGAAAATCGTTGGTGACATTCAGGTCACTTATGTGAAAGAGGCACCCAATGCAGATATTGGTCCATTCCTGAAAGAGGAAAAGAGGCTTCTCGAGACTGTGGCAAACAGACTCGGTGATTTTATCTATAATCAGCGGCTCAAAAAGAAACTTGACAAGAAAAAAGTTGAAGAAGCGGTCAAAGAAAAAACAGAGTGGCGGATTGTGGTGGATATGATCAGGAAGACAGACCCTGCTCTCTTTATGCGTCTGCTAAGAAAGATGCTCCATCAGTTGAACTGGAAAGGGATAGAGGAAGCCGAAGCACTTCTTAAAGAGATGAGTATCGATTTGAAAGGGGATGAGGAGAGAAAAACCGAGGATGAGAATCGGCCTCTCCAAAAAAGAATAATCAACGATTATGATAACTATATTAACGCCATCCTGAAACTTACAAGTGAGAACTTTACAGAAGAGGAAATCCTCTGGAGAGTCCAGAAATGGATTCAGAACGACAATACCAGCTCTCTCATAAAAGTACTCGAGTCACAGGATTCCTCTCTTGCTGATATCTCAGATGCCATCCGAAGATTCTACCATATGGCACCTGAAAAAATCGAATTGTCGCCTGCCACAGTCAAAGGACTCAGAGTATCGCTCCTGAGAAGATTCCTCACAGATGATCTCGATTTTATTCAGATTGCCAAAGATTATGTAAAATTGACAGACTTCCACAAACTCATCGACAAAATGATTTTTCTCCCCGGAAGTCACGGTAAACTCGGTGGTAAAAGTTCGGGTGTGTTTCTTGCCCATAATATCCTGACAGCGAGTGTAAACGATGCAGAACTGCCATTCGAAGTGAAAATTCCCAAAACATGGTATCTGACTTCCGATTGTATTATGCAGTTTATTCAGTACAATAACCTTGAGGAAGTTTACGAGCACAAATACAGGGATATCGAGGAAATCAGAGTGGAATATCCTCAGGTGCTTCAGCTTTTCAAAGACAGTCAGTTTCCTCCCGATATCTTTAAAGGACTTTCACTCGCTCTTGATGATTTTGGCAACAGTCCTATAATTGTAAGAAGTTCCAGTCTTTTGGAAGATCAGGTCGGGTCTGCTTTTTCAGGGAAATACAAATCGCTTTTCCTTGCGAACCAGGGGAGCAAACCGGAACGACTCAGCGCTCTGATGGATGCCATCGCCGAAGTATATGCCTCCACATTCGGACCGGATCCCATTGAATACAGGTCGGAAAGAGGTTTGATTGACTTCCACGAGGAGATGGGTATAATGATCATGGAAGTGGTGGGAACCCGGGTTCAAGACTATTTCTTCCCGGCGTTTGCAGGTGTGGCTTTCAGCAACAACGAATTCAGATGGTCACCAAGAATCAACAGAGAGGACGGTCTCGTCAGGATTGTGCCGGGTCTCGGGACCAGGGCAGTTGACCGCGTAAGCGATGACTATCCAATTCTTATAGCCCCGGGTCAGCCGAATCTCAGGGTGAATGTTACTTTCGAGGAATCACTAAGATATTCTCCGAAAAACATTGATCTTATTAATCTTAAAACTAACCAGTTCCAGACCATAGAGATCGACCAGCTTATAAAAGAAGTGGGGGAAGAGTACCCTCAGATCAACAATATCCTTTCTGTAATTTCGAACGGAATGTTGAGACCACCCAATCCGTTGCAGGTCGATTATCAGAATGATGATTTTGTTGTTACATTTAACGGACTTTTGAATAAATCCCAGTTCCTTCAGAAAATGCACACAATTCTGCAAATTTTACAGAATAAGTTTGGTGTCCCTGTAGATGTTGAGTTTGCAAGTGACGGTAAGGATTTTTATCTGCTGCAGTGCCGTCCACAAAGTTACTCCAAACAACACACTGCGGATACCATACCAAAAAATATTCCGGCAGACAGGGTTCTCTTTTCAACTAACAAGTACATTTCGAACGGTAAAGTGAATCCTGTACGGTTCATTGTATATGTAGATCCCGATGGTTATGAAGGTCTCCAGACCAAAGAAGCCATGCTTGAGGTAGCATCTGTAGTTGGAAAGCTGAACAAGATGCTTCCAAGACGAAAGTTTATTTTGATGGGTCCGGGGAGATGGGGAAGCCGGGGAGATATCAAACTTGGTGTGAGTGTGACCTACTCCCAAATCAACAATACTGCAATGCTTATAGAAATTGCGAAACAGAAAGGCAATTACAAGCCTGACCTTAGTTTTGGTACCCATTTCTTTCAGGATCTGGTTGAATCTTCCATTCGATATCTGCCACTCTTCCTTGAAGAGACCAATGCCAATTTTAACGAGTCGTTTATCAAAAAGTCGGATAACCTTCTTATCGACATGCTGCCTGAGAGCGCACATCTTTCGAGTGTTGTCTATGTAACCGATATTATGGATGAGTTCGATGGCGGTACACTTAAGATACTTATGAATGCGGAAGAGGAGAAAGCGATTGCTGTAATAATGCCCGAAGGATACACCGAACCTGAAGTGCACGATGACAGTTCAACCCACACATTCAAAGAACTCGGTGCTGATATTAAGTACAACAGAAATGCCAAGTTTTTCGAAAGAATGGTGTCAAAGCTGGATAAGGACAAATATAAAATAGAGTCAGTTTACTATCTTCCTCCGGTTCATGCAATGGAAGCTGACAGGATGAGATCAGTACTTCTCGTAAAGTCAATGGCTACTGACAACCTTCTCCACAACCTGAGGGTTTATATGAATGTCTGGAATGACTGTCTTAATGTAATCGAACACAGAAATGAGGAACACGAGGTTGACAGGGTGTTCGACTATATAATTACTGATGATGTCGATGGATATTTGAGAGAGTTTTCCGAGGCGGGAACTTACATGATCAATCAGTTGTATCCTGCATCAAGAAACGATTTTCTGAGCTAAGAAAAGAATCAGGGGATTCATTTCACTTTCGGGTATCTTCGAGTGTTATGAAATCCCCTGTAAAAAAATCTACTTGAGAGCCTTGATAAATTTCACCAATTTTTCGAGTACCTCAGGTTCAATGGTTGTCTCGGTAGTTGCATACTCGCTCATGCCGCCGGTCTTTACTTTTTGAAACAGGTGATTCAGTGAGTCAAATACCTCGATCTCATATTCAACACCGGCTTTTTCGAGTGCCTTCTTTACTGGTGGCATACTCTGATCTGGCGGTACCTGCAAATCTTTGCTTCCCCACAAAGCGAGCATCGGAACTTTTAGCTTTTCGATGTATGAAACAGGATCGAGGACCAAAAACTGCAAAAACCAGGGTGTTGTGAAGGAGAAAAAACCTCTTTTATCAAACTGTTCCAGTTTCTGTAGTCTCTCTTTTTCCTCTTCCGGAAATTGTGACATATACGCCTTGTAAGCTGAATCGAGTTGTTTTGCGGCAAACTCCGGGTTGGCAAGGATCGCATCGAGACATGATTTTAACAACTCGTTAAAGATCACCAAATCCTTTTCATCTGCATTCTCGGCTCTCGCAAGGAGTATGGTTTGTTCCATAATAATTTCCTTCCCGGTAACTCCCGGACCCGCAAGAGAGACAATGAATTTAATTCCGGAATTTTCAGTTGCTGCAATGGGTGCGATTATCCCGCCCTCGCTGTGACCGATCAGACCGGTTTTCATTGTATCCACAAACGGTAATGTTCGAAGAAAATCGATGGCAGAGGATGCATCAACCACGAAATCGAGTGTTTTAGCACTTTTAAAATTACCTTTTGATTTGGCTGTTCCCCTGTCATCATATCTAAGAACGGCGATGCCGTTGCGGGTAAGATAATCTGCAATCACTAAAAACGGTTTATGACCAACCAGACTTTCATCTCTGTCCTGTGGACCGGAACCCGTTACCAAAATCACTGCGGGATATTTACCCGTTGAATCTGGAGCAGTAACTGTTCCCGCGAGTTCAAATCCCTCCACTTTGTTTTTGAATGTAACATCTTTTGTGTAGTAGGGAAACGGTGGTGAGATTTTCTGGGTTCTGACGACAGGTTTATAGTCTTTCTTGGGAAAAAGCGAAAGGGGTGAAGAGTAATTTCCCTGAGTATAAATTCCGTTGATGGAATCGATCGAACCGTATACTTTGCCCGAATATTTCACTTTCATTGGGTCGTGTGCAATGAAGAGACTGTCATCCTTAAAAAAAGCAGAAGTCAGTTCCATGTCATACACATACTGAACCGGTACCTCAATTATACTTCGCCCCGGTTTTATGACAAAGATCAATTCAACCGGTTTACCGCCTGCAATAAGTTCTCCGGAAACAATTACCTCTTCTTTTTGTGCCTTGAGGCTGACCGGAATCAACAAGAGCAATAAAGGGATTATGAACAGTTTTTTCATTTTTAGTCTTTTCTTTTTACTTCGATGTTAGCGCTCGATTCGAATGCTTTAATAAGCGCAGAATAATCTTCATCACCATGACCGAGTGCGATTGCATCCCTCAGAATTTGAGATATGCTCTCGGCTATGTCAGCACGACAATCAAGGCTGTGACAAGACTCAGCCATGTAATTACTGTCTTTGAGCAGATTTTGTACGGTAAACCGGGGAGTAAAATTCCTGTCCAGCATATTATTTCCCTTGAATTGAATCGTTTGTGAATTCAAGGTGGAATTTGAAAGTACTTCCAGAAATACAGAATTATCCACTCCCGCTTTTTGGAGAAAAACCATGCTTTGCGAAAGCATTGAGATCGTTCCTGCAATTATAGAGTTTAATGCTATTTTAAGATTACCGGATTTTGATGGATGGTCGAATATCCACATTGATTTGCATAACAGCTTGAGAACGGGTGTGCAATTTTCGATAACATCTGTTTCTCCACCGGGAAACATTAAAAGAGAACCGTCAGTTGCCTGCGGAACGCTGCCAAGAACAGGGGAGTGAACGAAGTTCCTGGCTTCCGCTTTGTACCTTTCGAACAGTGTAGTGGTGGTTTTTGCGAGTACTGTACTGCAGTCAATGTGTACAGCTCCAGGCTTCAATCCGGCTAATAATCCATCTTCACCAGAGACAACATCCTCCAGCACTTTTGAATCCGTCAACATTGTAAAAATGATATCACAATTCGCCGCTGTTTCCCGGGGAGTACTGCAAAAGACTGCACCCCTGGCGATCAGATCAGTTGCTTTTTCAACGGTGCGATTGAATATAAACAACTCGTGACCTGCCTCGATGATTCTTGCTGCCATCGGATTACCCATGAGTCCCAACCCGATGAACCCGATCCTTTTCTTTTCCAAATTGTGTCCTTCTGTTTGTTAATCTTTTTTCAAGTAAAACGCAAATTTACCTTTTTTGTCAATAAATCCTGCTTTTTCTTCCTGAGTTTTTGGGTCTGTATACTCGGCATAAGCCCTGCCATCTTTGAATTTTTCAAGCTGATTGAATTTGAAGTCAATCACCATTTTACCCTTGGTATCAATAAATCCTGACTTTTCATAACCCTCTCTTATTACCGCCAGCCCCTCGGAAAACCCCGTTAGCATGAAAAAGTATTTACCTTTATCAACAGAGGGTGCGAATTTTTTGATCACTTTGCCGTTCAAATCGATTATTTCGAAAACAGTCTCCCATGTCTTTTCATCAGTGTATTTTCCGACAGCGAATCCGTCGTCAAATGTACTTAAACTTTCATATTTGAGCTCGACAACAACCTTTCCTGATTTGTCGATTGCTCCTCTTTTATTATTTTCAAAAATGATCGATCTGCCGTTTTTAAAATCACCGGGCTGGTTCTTCGATGAAAATCCCGGAACCTGTTTGTTCGATTTGTCGATAAATATCCATTTCCCTTCATGGTAGACAGCAGCAAGACCTTCACTGAAGGGGGCGATGTCACCATAGACATTGTCGATGTACTCCATTCCGTTTTTATCCAAAAATCCGTATTTTGATTTTTCACGGAAGTGGCTCAAGCCTTCGCTGTAAAATGTGTTGAAGTTGTAGTCGTTAATAGTTGAATCATTCAGAATGGTTCCGGTCTTTGAAACCACCTGGCAATGTGCTCGGGTTCCGCCATTTCCCGCATCGGCAGGTTTCATTGTTACCGCAACATCATCACCAAACCGGCTCATTCTGTAAAATTTAAAAGGAACGACTGTCTTGTCGGTTCTGTCAATCGCCCCAAAAGGACCTGCTTTTTCAAGTTCAACTACCGCTACTCCGTTTGAGAAAAATGGAGCACCCGTCATGCTTTGGTATTTGGGCTGGATTACCATAACTCCGTTTGTATCGATGAATCCCCATTTATCACCTATAAGGACAGAGAGTAATCCCTCATTGAATTCGCCAAAATCCTTGACTTTAATTACAGGTTGTGAAAACAGGTTTGTTGATGATATAAAAAGAAGAGTAAGTAGAAGTGAGAGCTTTTTCATGGCTGTTCCAAAAAATTAATCTGAAGTATATTCCAAATTAATCTTTTGAATCGGAAGGTGAAAATAATAAATTATGTATATAATAAGAGGCTGCCCCTTTTGAGACAGCCTCTGTTAAATTACTTCTTTTTTGTCTCGATGGTTGACAAGCCAAACGGCAGGTAAGCCGGACAAGTGCTCATAGCGGCAGTGAGTATTGGTACAATTCCGACCGCACCCCACCAGGTCTTAAAGTAAATTCCTGCACCAATGATGGCGATCCCGACAACATATCTGATAATTTTATCAGCCGATCCGACATTCTTCTTCATTTCTCTTCTCCGGATAATTATTAAAACTCTAACAGGTTAGATATTCGTGTAACAAAAAAGATTCAATAAGGATTCATAAAAATTTGTCCAGAAACTGTATATTTTCAATTATAATAAACTAAATTCAATTAAAACTTGTCAAACTGAAAAAATTACGATACACAAGCGAATCAAATTGAGATCTGAATGAAATATTTGTTACACATTTGCCTTTTTTCCGTTGCGCTTTTTGCGCAAAATCCACTCCCTTATTTTAACTCTTCATTATTCACCGCTTCCGGTAACTGCTCCACCTGTCACACCGGTTCCGGGGCGGTTCTTACGCAAAACGGTGTGGATATATCGCCTGTAACTCATTGGAGAAGCACGATGATGGCAAATGCCTCAAAAGATCCTCTCTGGCAGGCAGTGGTCTCTGAAGAAACGCATAATTTTCCGGGGATGAAAGATGAGATCGAGTCAATCTGTACAAAATGTCATGCTCCGATGGGAAACACTCAGGCAAAGAAAGATGGATTAACGACTTATACACTGACACAAATGCGGAACGACCCTCTTGGAAAGGACGGCGTAAGTTGCACTCTTTGCCACCAGATTAATCCCGCCAATCTCGGAATGCAAACCTCATTCAGCGGTGGTTACAAAATTGATACAACAAGGATTATTTACGGTCCCTATCAAAATCCATTCACACAGCCCATGATCAGTTTTGTAAACTTCAATTCTGTCTATTCGCCACACATAAACAAGTCAGAACTTTGTGCCACATGCCATACGCTTTTCACACCCTACTTTGATTATAACAATCAGATTGCCGGCTATTACCCTGAACAAACACCTTATCTGGAATGGAAAAACAGTGAATTTGCCCAAAACGGAACTGAGTGCCAAACCTGCCATATGCCTGCAATTCAGGACTCCATCGATATTTCCACTATCCCGGCCAACCACACCGTTAAGCACTCGCCATACTTCAAACATGAGTTTGTCGGTGCTAATAAAATGATGCTGAATCTGATCAAAAATAATATTGACTCACTCGGTGCAACCGCTTCAGCCGCTCTTTTTGACAGCACAATTGGCAGAGTTAACAAAAACTTCGATGGCAAGACTGCAACACTTCAAATTGAAGTTGTACCCGTCGAAGATTCAATCGATATAAATGTAAAAATATCCAACCTGACTGGTCACAAACTCCCCTCCGGAATCCCTTTCCGAAGAATGTGGATTGAACTTAAAATTTTAAATTCGCTGAATCAGAAGATTTTTCATTCGGGAGAGTGGGAGAGTGATGGAGAAATCATCGGGCATGATTCTCTTTATGAAAAGCATCATGACATAATTCGTAATCCTGATGAAGTTCAAATATTTGAATGTGTTCCTGTCGATGTAAATGGAGTTGTTACTCAAACGCTGCTTAGGGCGGCTGGTAATGTTAAAGATAACAGACTGCCTCCTTCAGGATTTACAACTGCACATCCTTCATATGACAGCGTAAAGATTTCCGGTGTGAATGACGATCCAAATTTCAATAAAATCGCTAATGTCGAAGGAAGCGGGGCTGACATCGTCACTTATCGAATAAAACCTTCTGAAAATGGCGAACTGACAATTCATGCACGACTGTGCTATCAGGCCATGAAACCCGGTGCAATAGAAAGACTTGCAGCACTAAACACCCCCGAAGCTGTCAGGTTTATTTCAATGTGGCAAAATGAAGATCATTCACCTTCAATAATTGCAACTGAAACCAAAAACTTTACCGTAACTTCCACAAATGGAGAAGACGGAGTGGCGTTAACTGACGAATACATAAAAGTTTATCCCAATCCTCTTAAAGAGAATGCGACTGTCTCTTTCCGGTTAAACACAACAGAGGATGTAGATATATCACTTTATAACCCTCTCGGTGAGAAGGTGATGAATCT from Bacteroidota bacterium includes the following:
- a CDS encoding Glu/Leu/Phe/Val dehydrogenase, which gives rise to MSESGFNAFAMAQAQFDKVAELLELDEATRDLLRNPLREYHFSISVKMDDGTNKVFKGFRCQHNDARGPAKGGIRFHPQETVDTVRALSMWMTWKCAVVDIPLGGGKGGVICNPHNLSMREQEAICRGWVRQIARNIGPIQDVPAPDVMTNPQHMLWMLDEYEAIHGAKYPGFITGKPVGMGGSLGRTEATGYGVIYTLREALKLKGIDPKDTLASVQGFGNVAQYAIKLYTQLGGKVICVSSWDEEDQASYSFKRTTGIDLQELLSITNKFGGINKDKAKQLGYEVLSGDKWIEQDVDILIPAALENQIREDNVVKISPRVKFVAEGANGPTTPQADKYFEQKGIFVIPDFLANAGGVTCSYFEQVQGNMNYFWDKEEVLTKLDSKMTSAFHAVYDTSAKKKIYMRDAAYVIAISRVAQACHDRGWC
- a CDS encoding NAD(P)-dependent oxidoreductase; the encoded protein is MEKKRIGFIGLGLMGNPMAARIIEAGHELFIFNRTVEKATDLIARGAVFCSTPRETAANCDIIFTMLTDSKVLEDVVSGEDGLLAGLKPGAVHIDCSTVLAKTTTTLFERYKAEARNFVHSPVLGSVPQATDGSLLMFPGGETDVIENCTPVLKLLCKSMWIFDHPSKSGNLKIALNSIIAGTISMLSQSMVFLQKAGVDNSVFLEVLSNSTLNSQTIQFKGNNMLDRNFTPRFTVQNLLKDSNYMAESCHSLDCRADIAESISQILRDAIALGHGDEDYSALIKAFESSANIEVKRKD
- a CDS encoding WG repeat-containing protein, with product MKKLSLLLTLLFISSTNLFSQPVIKVKDFGEFNEGLLSVLIGDKWGFIDTNGVMVIQPKYQSMTGAPFFSNGVAVVELEKAGPFGAIDRTDKTVVPFKFYRMSRFGDDVAVTMKPADAGNGGTRAHCQVVSKTGTILNDSTINDYNFNTFYSEGLSHFREKSKYGFLDKNGMEYIDNVYGDIAPFSEGLAAVYHEGKWIFIDKSNKQVPGFSSKNQPGDFKNGRSIIFENNKRGAIDKSGKVVVELKYESLSTFDDGFAVGKYTDEKTWETVFEIIDLNGKVIKKFAPSVDKGKYFFMLTGFSEGLAVIREGYEKSGFIDTKGKMVIDFKFNQLEKFKDGRAYAEYTDPKTQEEKAGFIDKKGKFAFYLKKD
- a CDS encoding S9 family peptidase — encoded protein: MKKLFIIPLLLLLIPVSLKAQKEEVIVSGELIAGGKPVELIFVIKPGRSIIEVPVQYVYDMELTSAFFKDDSLFIAHDPMKVKYSGKVYGSIDSINGIYTQGNYSSPLSLFPKKDYKPVVRTQKISPPFPYYTKDVTFKNKVEGFELAGTVTAPDSTGKYPAVILVTGSGPQDRDESLVGHKPFLVIADYLTRNGIAVLRYDDRGTAKSKGNFKSAKTLDFVVDASSAIDFLRTLPFVDTMKTGLIGHSEGGIIAPIAATENSGIKFIVSLAGPGVTGKEIIMEQTILLARAENADEKDLVIFNELLKSCLDAILANPEFAAKQLDSAYKAYMSQFPEEEKERLQKLEQFDKRGFFSFTTPWFLQFLVLDPVSYIEKLKVPMLALWGSKDLQVPPDQSMPPVKKALEKAGVEYEIEVFDSLNHLFQKVKTGGMSEYATTETTIEPEVLEKLVKFIKALK
- a CDS encoding PEP/pyruvate-binding domain-containing protein, which codes for MPHSENKSRISTQLDERLKEISFLHELEDLLHDPTLLKEDIFTIIIHRMQSAWQHPDICEVRLRYRDKTFDTGAYIEDMPVLNQDLIAGEKIVGDIQVTYVKEAPNADIGPFLKEEKRLLETVANRLGDFIYNQRLKKKLDKKKVEEAVKEKTEWRIVVDMIRKTDPALFMRLLRKMLHQLNWKGIEEAEALLKEMSIDLKGDEERKTEDENRPLQKRIINDYDNYINAILKLTSENFTEEEILWRVQKWIQNDNTSSLIKVLESQDSSLADISDAIRRFYHMAPEKIELSPATVKGLRVSLLRRFLTDDLDFIQIAKDYVKLTDFHKLIDKMIFLPGSHGKLGGKSSGVFLAHNILTASVNDAELPFEVKIPKTWYLTSDCIMQFIQYNNLEEVYEHKYRDIEEIRVEYPQVLQLFKDSQFPPDIFKGLSLALDDFGNSPIIVRSSSLLEDQVGSAFSGKYKSLFLANQGSKPERLSALMDAIAEVYASTFGPDPIEYRSERGLIDFHEEMGIMIMEVVGTRVQDYFFPAFAGVAFSNNEFRWSPRINREDGLVRIVPGLGTRAVDRVSDDYPILIAPGQPNLRVNVTFEESLRYSPKNIDLINLKTNQFQTIEIDQLIKEVGEEYPQINNILSVISNGMLRPPNPLQVDYQNDDFVVTFNGLLNKSQFLQKMHTILQILQNKFGVPVDVEFASDGKDFYLLQCRPQSYSKQHTADTIPKNIPADRVLFSTNKYISNGKVNPVRFIVYVDPDGYEGLQTKEAMLEVASVVGKLNKMLPRRKFILMGPGRWGSRGDIKLGVSVTYSQINNTAMLIEIAKQKGNYKPDLSFGTHFFQDLVESSIRYLPLFLEETNANFNESFIKKSDNLLIDMLPESAHLSSVVYVTDIMDEFDGGTLKILMNAEEEKAIAVIMPEGYTEPEVHDDSSTHTFKELGADIKYNRNAKFFERMVSKLDKDKYKIESVYYLPPVHAMEADRMRSVLLVKSMATDNLLHNLRVYMNVWNDCLNVIEHRNEEHEVDRVFDYIITDDVDGYLREFSEAGTYMINQLYPASRNDFLS
- a CDS encoding T9SS type A sorting domain-containing protein, which produces MKYLLHICLFSVALFAQNPLPYFNSSLFTASGNCSTCHTGSGAVLTQNGVDISPVTHWRSTMMANASKDPLWQAVVSEETHNFPGMKDEIESICTKCHAPMGNTQAKKDGLTTYTLTQMRNDPLGKDGVSCTLCHQINPANLGMQTSFSGGYKIDTTRIIYGPYQNPFTQPMISFVNFNSVYSPHINKSELCATCHTLFTPYFDYNNQIAGYYPEQTPYLEWKNSEFAQNGTECQTCHMPAIQDSIDISTIPANHTVKHSPYFKHEFVGANKMMLNLIKNNIDSLGATASAALFDSTIGRVNKNFDGKTATLQIEVVPVEDSIDINVKISNLTGHKLPSGIPFRRMWIELKILNSLNQKIFHSGEWESDGEIIGHDSLYEKHHDIIRNPDEVQIFECVPVDVNGVVTQTLLRAAGNVKDNRLPPSGFTTAHPSYDSVKISGVNDDPNFNKIANVEGSGADIVTYRIKPSENGELTIHARLCYQAMKPGAIERLAALNTPEAVRFISMWQNEDHSPSIIATETKNFTVTSTNGEDGVALTDEYIKVYPNPLKENATVSFRLNTTEDVDISLYNPLGEKVMNLLSGTVSSGLQNFSFNSRHLTNGVYFLVMKTESGFRSVKIAMMR
- a CDS encoding DUF2892 domain-containing protein; this encodes MKKNVGSADKIIRYVVGIAIIGAGIYFKTWWGAVGIVPILTAAMSTCPAYLPFGLSTIETKKK